The region TTTGTTTATATGGGCTTagtaaaatttattttggtttatcatattcttcatcatctattCCTCAGATCTTGGTTGCTAACTTTGCTGctcatttctttttctcaAATGCGTTTGTTTAAATACAGATCAACTTGAAACACATTACATGACTAGCACCTCGTTATTTGTTTCGTGTctcaattgaaataaaactttatacaattatatattcatcaGATTTATTGACTCAATACTCAGCATTATCATAAGCAGAATGGTATTATATTCACCACAGCCAGATCATATAGAATTGGTCTCTTCTCAACCACAAGATTCAATTCCATTGTCCTTTTTGAAGGTAACAGATACACATGGGAGTAGAGGAATCATGCCCCCAATGCCAGGTAGATCCactttattttcatcacCTCCATCACCTCCAAACTCGCCTGTAGTCAAACATTGGTCTGGGAAGCTAGTAAACTATAAGACTAAGGTATCACCTAGCCTCTTTAAGCTTGATACTCCAATTGACAAAACTAACCAGAAGATtgttaaagaaataaacgTGTCTTTGAGTTGGGACAAGAGCCAAACCCAAAGGAAATACAGATCACAACATTTAGAGTTTTTGTCCCAGTACAGAATGTTTAAAGGCGTTTCGACTAGTACCCATACTGCTCCGATTACTAGGACAGTTACTAAAAATAGACGCATTGCCCAACTGGATTCGGCATCAGATTTTTCAGAATCCACCAAACCATCACCTTACAGAACAAGAAGATTTACTAAGAAGCATTCAATAAGTAGGTCTGATAACGATTTCCCTATTTCCACCGAACCAGTAGAGCACAACACTCCTGTCAAGCGTCCTGCAAAGAAAAGACAACAGTCGTCGAATACAAATACTCATCATTCTGTAATAATGAACCTAGCCTCTAGGGACatagttttaaaaatcCCACAGTATATTCCTAATGTATCTTGGAACTTATTACCGGATTACTCTCCATCATTAGATACTTTAcctcaaaataatatcaattgtTTGAAGATTGAATGGAAAGGCTCGGCAACCGATCTAACGAATGATCCATTACGCAGTCAATTACACGAATCTGAATTAGTATTGGCACAGTTGCTAAGATTACCATGTGATCTCTACTTAGATTCAAAAAGAAGGCTCTTCCTGGAGAAATACTACAAGGTGAAAAAAGGTTTACCATTTAGAAGAACCGATGCTCAAAAAGCGTGTAGGATAGATGTGAATAAGGCTTCAAGACTATATACAGCTTTTGAAAAAGTAGGTTGGTTGAATGATAggtattttattaatcaataaaaatttattgcCAGGCATActatattttcattcaaaATTTGTACTTTATTTGTTCTAGTTTTTTTGGTTTACTTCCCAGGTTTATTCatcatattatttcttgataattttttcccCTTTCATATTTacattcatttttattttcactCCCTTTACATTATTAactttgtattttttttctattttttactCATATCAAAATTCCTCTGATTtctacattttttttatattccCTCTTTTATCATATCTctgttgatttttttttataccatacacaaatatatatatagattcatatatatatctctTTTAGTTGTctaattattgaatatttaactgTCTAATTTATAAGTAGTATTACAGTAAGTCTAATCTGGGGTTTGATATCTTAGGAAGAATGTGCCCATTGTCTTGTTCTATTGAATTTGCATCAACTATAGAATCTTTCATCTTTGAATCTTTCACTGTATCTAATGTTGATgacaaataattatttcttgttAATTCGGAGTTCAATAGGTTGGATTGTGTATTAGTTATGTCTCGTATTCTTTCTAACGAAGAATTTTCctcattaattaaaaccAACTCTTTTAgttcattaattaataattttatagtCTTTTTAATTGGGGATATAGATTCTAAAAgcatttttgattttttatccGCATTAATTGAAGGGTCAATTGAAAGgattttgtttaaaatgtctttaaaattcattatcctaacttttaatttgtttagTTTGagaatttgtaatttaatGGATCGTATTGATTCAATCAACTCTGTAATTTCCATCAGcttatcttttatttgggaatctattaaattcttttgaaattcatTAACATAATTTAAATCCATTTGATCGACAGATCTAAAAGAATCTGCATTGACTATATCTTGTGGGATATGTAGCACGTTTCGTAGTAAATATAGTTCCAATTTATCGAAATTTTTATCGATAGATTtagttaaaatattttcgtATTTTTCGATACCTGATGAGATCTCATTAGAATAATCAATTCCATCTACGACATTATGCGACATTAAATACGTTTCCAATGCAAAGGTACATTTGAGCATTGTTTcattgataaaattaagAATATCATCGATTAATGATATTGGTGGGAAGCCGAGATATTCTGTCAAAATATCCATCGAATTAGATGCTGGAGTAGACATCGTGTGTATTAAAATGATTTAGATGAgacaattaaatgaatctGTATTATCTTTATGAATATGATGCCTTTATTATCGTCACTAAAGATTATATACACATTAATTATCctttgtttttaaatttaccCTTTCGTGTTTTTTTAGAGTAACGCGAAATTCTATTGCAAATTCAATTTACTGTCGCAAGTTTGAATTTTTGACGAAAGAGGAGCCTGAAAAAGGAACGTGAAGAAAACGTCACAAATCATTACAGAAGGAAACTAGAGCTCAAGAGaagaataagaaaaaaaatattcagaaGTGATAAGCTAAGAACATCATTTTATACGCAATAAATACATTTATGTAGGAGATATTTGGATGACaagtatattatatattaaaagtaGCATGCTGAAGACTACCATATATAAACTCTGAATGATGCTAACTGGATAATTCCTAGTCCAAGAGACAAGCTTTTTATACAATATATAACATTGTTAAGATATCTCCTATCGTAAAAGTCCCTAATAAAAGAATGATGAAAGATGTTGGCTAGATACCAATTACAATTAGGATTGAACTATTAATTTTCcattgataaaaaattccTTTATAACAACAGATAAACccatattattatgattctAAACATCTGAAATCATTGGAATAACTCTTCTATTGCTTAtgtctatatatatttatgtaaTTGAGCGTTTTTGCAGCCTATTATTGGTTAGTCGTTTATACTTTTCTCTATTATTCTTACCCGGATCAcatctgaaaaattttttcccTTGAGATGTGCCGCTTAACCGGCTCCCGAAAGATCGATGAGATGAgttcaataaaaattttcaactttttcaaaatttttaataatcataatgaCTTGTCATATAAATGCttttaattaatctttGTTTATGTACTGCTTGGtactatttttaataagcTAGAAGCCTATAGACTAAGTAAAGTATTTGCACCAAAATTCCTTTCCAATATGGATATCTGCAAACCTGTAGGTTCAGAAATCACTTCTGTAGATTTCGAGATCTTGTCCTCTGACCAGATCCGTAATCTATCGGCTAAACAAATTACAAATCCCACTGTCTTAGATAATTTAGGACA is a window of Henningerozyma blattae CBS 6284 chromosome 5, complete genome DNA encoding:
- the TBLA0E01910 gene encoding SWIRM domain-containing protein (similar to Saccharomyces cerevisiae FUN19 (YAL034C) and YOR338W; ancestral locus Anc_7.55), with product MVLYSPQPDHIELVSSQPQDSIPLSFLKVTDTHGSRGIMPPMPGRSTLFSSPPSPPNSPVVKHWSGKLVNYKTKVSPSLFKLDTPIDKTNQKIVKEINVSLSWDKSQTQRKYRSQHLEFLSQYRMFKGVSTSTHTAPITRTVTKNRRIAQLDSASDFSESTKPSPYRTRRFTKKHSISRSDNDFPISTEPVEHNTPVKRPAKKRQQSSNTNTHHSVIMNLASRDIVLKIPQYIPNVSWNLLPDYSPSLDTLPQNNINCLKIEWKGSATDLTNDPLRSQLHESELVLAQLLRLPCDLYLDSKRRLFLEKYYKVKKGLPFRRTDAQKACRIDVNKASRLYTAFEKVGWLNDRYFINQ
- the MTW1 gene encoding MIND complex subunit MTW1 (similar to Saccharomyces cerevisiae MTW1 (YAL034W-A); ancestral locus Anc_7.53), producing the protein MSTPASNSMDILTEYLGFPPISLIDDILNFINETMLKCTFALETYLMSHNVVDGIDYSNEISSGIEKYENILTKSIDKNFDKLELYLLRNVLHIPQDIVNADSFRSVDQMDLNYVNEFQKNLIDSQIKDKLMEITELIESIRSIKLQILKLNKLKVRIMNFKDILNKILSIDPSINADKKSKMLLESISPIKKTIKLLINELKELVLINEENSSLERIRDITNTQSNLLNSELTRNNYLSSTLDTVKDSKMKDSIVDANSIEQDNGHILPKISNPRLDLL